From one Tsukamurella tyrosinosolvens genomic stretch:
- a CDS encoding alpha/beta fold hydrolase produces MTDQHRFDVTTSDGLTLAGFRYGNHDAARPTVLAIHGYPDNHHVWDGVAAALDGRANVYTFDVRGAGDSEAPAGKAGYRFDRLISDISRVIDAVREVSGDRSKLHLIGHDWGSIQGWHAVVDPAVADKTASYTSVSGPNLNHAGEYLQGVRSAKDLPARLRQAAGSTYIPFFLVPGLADSLYKRGWGQKLIETLEKRGTGGKVAEGYTRSDRDFTNGLNLYRANMPAPFLKPADATTSVPVQVITPEGDLFVTPPLQLAGLEKSPKSRHVSVPGGHWVVAQNPGPLADATFEWVEANR; encoded by the coding sequence ATGACTGATCAGCACCGCTTCGACGTGACCACGTCCGACGGCCTCACCCTGGCGGGCTTCCGCTACGGCAACCATGACGCGGCGCGCCCGACGGTGCTCGCGATCCACGGCTACCCCGACAACCACCACGTGTGGGACGGCGTGGCCGCGGCCCTCGACGGTCGCGCGAACGTCTACACCTTCGACGTCCGCGGCGCGGGCGACTCGGAGGCGCCGGCGGGCAAGGCCGGGTACCGGTTCGACCGCCTCATCTCCGACATCTCGCGGGTCATCGACGCGGTGCGCGAGGTCAGCGGCGACCGCTCCAAGCTGCACCTCATCGGCCACGACTGGGGCTCGATCCAGGGCTGGCACGCCGTGGTCGATCCCGCGGTGGCCGACAAGACCGCCTCGTACACCTCGGTATCCGGCCCGAACCTGAACCACGCGGGCGAGTACCTCCAGGGCGTCCGCAGCGCGAAGGACCTGCCGGCGCGGCTGCGCCAGGCGGCGGGCTCGACGTACATCCCGTTCTTCCTCGTTCCCGGACTGGCGGATTCGCTGTACAAGCGCGGCTGGGGCCAGAAGCTCATCGAGACGCTGGAGAAGCGCGGCACCGGCGGCAAGGTCGCCGAGGGCTACACGCGCAGCGACCGCGACTTCACCAACGGCCTGAACCTCTACCGGGCCAACATGCCCGCGCCGTTCCTCAAGCCGGCGGACGCCACCACCTCGGTGCCCGTCCAGGTGATCACGCCCGAGGGCGATCTGTTCGTGACGCCGCCGCTGCAGCTGGCCGGCCTGGAGAAGTCGCCGAAGTCGCGGCACGTCTCGGTGCCCGGCGGGCACTGGGTGGTGGCGCAGAACCCCGGCCCCCTGGCCGACGCGACCTTCGAGTGGGTCGAGGCGAACCGGTGA
- a CDS encoding exodeoxyribonuclease III, giving the protein MRVATWNVNSVKQRHGRLLEWLDSRRPDVVCLQELKLTDDAFATLIGPDLEERGYEFATAGQPQWNGSALLSKVGLEDVVIGIPGAPAFDGIVEGRAISGVCDGIRVHSLYTPNGREIGSDHYDYKLEWLAALAAQVKADTVPQLVCGDMNIAPTDADVFDPAAFVGHTHVTAPERGALAALADLGLRDVVREHWPDEQVFSYWDYRAGMFNKNLGMRIDLILASGDVADRTAAAWIDRQARKGKGPSDHAPVMLDLDTAPDGDVGPMVPPPSAGRVSPKGAKLPQAKD; this is encoded by the coding sequence ATGCGCGTCGCCACCTGGAATGTGAACTCGGTCAAGCAGCGGCACGGCAGGCTGCTGGAGTGGCTGGACTCGCGCCGGCCCGACGTCGTCTGCCTGCAGGAACTCAAGCTGACCGACGACGCCTTCGCCACCCTCATCGGCCCGGACCTGGAGGAGCGCGGCTACGAGTTCGCGACCGCGGGGCAGCCGCAGTGGAACGGCTCGGCGCTGCTGTCCAAGGTGGGGCTCGAGGACGTGGTGATCGGCATCCCCGGCGCGCCCGCGTTCGACGGGATCGTCGAGGGCCGCGCGATCTCGGGCGTGTGCGACGGGATCCGCGTGCACTCGCTGTACACCCCGAACGGCCGCGAGATCGGCTCCGACCACTACGACTACAAGCTGGAGTGGCTCGCGGCCCTCGCCGCGCAGGTGAAGGCCGACACCGTCCCGCAGCTGGTCTGCGGAGACATGAACATCGCGCCCACGGATGCGGACGTCTTCGACCCCGCGGCCTTCGTCGGCCACACCCACGTCACCGCGCCCGAACGGGGCGCCCTCGCCGCGCTCGCGGACCTCGGCCTGCGCGACGTGGTGCGCGAGCACTGGCCGGACGAGCAGGTGTTCTCGTACTGGGATTACCGCGCGGGCATGTTCAACAAGAACCTCGGCATGCGCATCGACCTCATCCTGGCCAGCGGCGACGTGGCCGATCGCACCGCGGCCGCGTGGATCGACCGGCAGGCCCGCAAGGGCAAGGGCCCGTCGGACCACGCCCCCGTGATGCTCGATCTCGATACCGCACCCGACGGCGACGTCGGCCCGATGGTGCCGCCACCGTCAGCCGGGCGGGTCTCACCCAAGGGGGCGAAACTGCCCCAGGCCAAGGACTGA
- a CDS encoding phytoene/squalene synthase family protein, whose protein sequence is MDPSERYSRAAVAASAVVIRDYSTSFSLAARLMPRRVRDHITSIYGLVRVADEVVDGACPTDPRSHLDALEEAVERAIEEGFSANLVVHAFARTARETGFGTELTRPFFASMRADLTPAPHTAESLAAYIHGSAEVVGLMCLRAYLVGVAPSDYDRLAPDALRLGAAFQKVNFLRDLTDDELRLGRAYLPELTQRAYDEALDDAAADLAAGRAGIERLPRDVQRGVRAAADLYGELLRRLRAAGLDGARSGRVRVPTAAKAAVIARALATSR, encoded by the coding sequence ATGGATCCGAGTGAGCGGTACAGCCGCGCCGCCGTCGCGGCCTCCGCGGTGGTGATCCGCGACTACTCCACGTCGTTCTCCCTCGCCGCCCGCCTGATGCCGCGCCGCGTCCGCGACCACATCACGTCCATCTACGGGTTGGTCCGGGTCGCGGACGAGGTCGTCGACGGTGCCTGCCCGACTGACCCGCGCAGTCACCTCGACGCGCTGGAGGAGGCCGTCGAGCGGGCGATCGAGGAGGGCTTCAGCGCGAACCTCGTGGTGCACGCCTTCGCCCGCACCGCCCGCGAGACCGGTTTCGGCACCGAACTGACGAGGCCCTTCTTCGCCTCGATGCGCGCGGACCTCACGCCCGCCCCGCACACCGCCGAGTCGCTCGCGGCGTACATCCACGGCTCCGCCGAGGTCGTCGGGCTCATGTGCCTGCGCGCCTACCTGGTGGGGGTGGCACCGTCGGACTACGATCGGCTCGCGCCCGACGCCCTCCGCCTCGGTGCCGCTTTCCAGAAGGTCAACTTCCTCCGCGACCTCACCGACGACGAACTGCGTCTCGGCCGGGCCTACCTCCCCGAGCTCACGCAGCGCGCCTACGACGAGGCCCTCGATGACGCCGCCGCCGACCTCGCCGCCGGGCGCGCCGGCATCGAGCGGCTCCCGCGGGACGTGCAGCGCGGCGTCCGTGCCGCCGCCGACCTCTACGGCGAGCTCCTGCGCCGCCTCCGCGCCGCCGGGCTCGACGGTGCGCGGTCCGGTCGCGTCCGCGTCCCCACCGCAGCGAAGGCCGCTGTGATCGCCCGCGCGCTGGCGACGTCCCGATGA
- a CDS encoding TetR/AcrR family transcriptional regulator, with protein sequence MIPDELDLLRAASPRARQIVETARTLLERDGWERITMRDLADEVGIRAPSLYKHFASKDAVKSALVGVALAESGAALRPVTDVAALLRDYRAVARSNPNLYRLATVGPLDREALPGGLEEWSGAPFFEVTGDEHAAQALWAAAHGMAILEIDGRFPAGELDLTWGELARRFT encoded by the coding sequence GTGATCCCCGACGAGCTGGACCTCCTGCGCGCTGCCTCCCCGCGGGCGCGCCAGATCGTCGAGACCGCCCGAACGCTGCTGGAACGTGATGGCTGGGAGCGGATCACCATGCGCGACCTCGCCGACGAGGTCGGCATACGCGCACCGTCGCTGTACAAGCACTTCGCGAGCAAGGACGCCGTGAAGTCCGCGCTGGTCGGGGTGGCGCTCGCCGAGTCCGGTGCTGCGCTGCGGCCCGTGACCGATGTCGCAGCGTTGCTCCGGGACTACCGCGCGGTGGCCCGGAGCAACCCGAACCTGTACCGGCTCGCCACCGTCGGGCCGCTCGACCGGGAAGCGCTTCCGGGCGGTCTCGAGGAGTGGTCGGGGGCACCGTTCTTCGAGGTCACCGGGGATGAGCATGCGGCGCAAGCCCTCTGGGCGGCCGCGCACGGCATGGCGATTCTGGAGATCGACGGTCGCTTTCCCGCCGGTGAGCTGGACCTGACGTGGGGGGAACTCGCACGCCGGTTCACGTGA
- a CDS encoding TetR/AcrR family transcriptional regulator gives MTQEATRPRTGTRGVPREVRAAEIVEAAAAEFGARGYAAAQVTAVAERAGVSKALVLAYFGSKEKLYIACVQKAGPLVFDAVRDAFALPDPDPLPGSLFSRAAVRVLTSIVTSLEGRTGYWALLYDRSVPEGDGRTVARGQRHRLREQSSSAVSGVVRAAGLTDPRDQAAAVIVWESMISGVMQWWRLNPDMSAAEIAASSTRILAAWSVPAPSPSRETETP, from the coding sequence GTGACGCAGGAGGCGACGCGCCCGCGCACCGGCACCCGCGGGGTGCCGCGCGAGGTGCGGGCGGCCGAGATCGTCGAGGCCGCGGCCGCCGAGTTCGGCGCCCGCGGTTACGCCGCGGCGCAGGTCACCGCCGTCGCCGAGCGCGCGGGCGTCTCGAAAGCCTTGGTGTTGGCCTACTTCGGCTCCAAGGAGAAGCTGTACATCGCGTGCGTCCAGAAGGCCGGACCGCTCGTCTTCGACGCGGTGCGCGACGCCTTCGCGCTGCCCGACCCCGATCCGCTGCCCGGTTCGCTGTTCAGCCGCGCCGCGGTGCGGGTGCTCACCAGCATCGTGACGTCGCTGGAGGGCCGCACCGGGTACTGGGCGCTGCTCTACGACCGATCCGTGCCCGAGGGCGACGGCCGGACCGTCGCCCGCGGGCAGCGGCACCGGCTGCGCGAGCAGTCCTCCTCCGCCGTCTCCGGCGTGGTGCGCGCCGCCGGGCTCACCGATCCCCGCGACCAGGCGGCCGCCGTGATCGTCTGGGAGTCGATGATCTCCGGCGTGATGCAGTGGTGGCGCCTCAACCCCGACATGTCGGCCGCGGAGATCGCTGCGAGCTCGACCCGCATCCTCGCGGCCTGGTCAGTCCCGGCCCCGTCCCCCTCTCGCGAAACGGAGACCCCGTGA
- a CDS encoding DUF6670 family protein, with translation MISSLLSRAVVDGALPLLDRRIDASRRPFDQPEMLRPHATSKVWSTTHYGVFVPDLPEPYRYVNTMTLIGASGAELFDQDHLSAADARNTTTVLSSTAYADQHFYRAYDASTECRFAADGSELRWGDELAIDVDLPRVTVRGRYPGFDVDLELEVSDQVSYFVKTPIYDHLSLTAPYTGTVDGDRVEGVGTFEYARIRSHQGLSRKVIPAALKLPIDFFTYQIIDIDPSTQILLTDVRARGRIACRLAHVRRLGEPAEVYEDVRMDVVETREVVDDQGRTMTVPVLVKWTVRDGDDEILTIDGSVDSELRYGHGRGYVGAYTYIGTYRSTPVAGSAYLEWVDTQP, from the coding sequence ATGATTTCCAGCCTGCTGTCCCGCGCCGTCGTCGACGGTGCACTGCCCCTCCTGGACCGCCGGATCGACGCGTCACGCCGGCCCTTCGACCAGCCGGAGATGCTGCGGCCGCACGCCACCTCGAAGGTCTGGTCCACCACGCACTACGGCGTCTTCGTCCCCGACCTGCCGGAGCCCTACCGGTACGTGAACACGATGACGCTGATCGGCGCGTCGGGCGCGGAGCTGTTCGATCAGGACCACCTGTCCGCCGCGGATGCGCGGAACACCACGACGGTGCTCTCCTCCACCGCGTACGCGGACCAGCACTTCTACCGCGCCTACGATGCGTCGACCGAATGCCGTTTCGCCGCCGACGGTTCCGAGCTGCGCTGGGGAGACGAGCTCGCGATCGACGTGGATCTGCCGCGCGTCACGGTGCGCGGCCGCTACCCGGGCTTCGACGTGGACCTCGAACTCGAGGTCAGCGACCAGGTCTCGTACTTCGTCAAGACGCCGATCTACGACCACCTGAGCCTGACCGCGCCGTACACCGGCACCGTCGACGGTGATCGGGTCGAGGGCGTCGGCACCTTCGAATACGCGCGCATCCGCAGCCATCAGGGACTGTCCCGCAAGGTGATTCCGGCGGCACTCAAGCTGCCCATCGACTTCTTCACGTATCAGATCATCGACATCGACCCCAGCACGCAGATCCTGCTCACCGACGTCCGCGCGCGAGGCCGCATCGCCTGCCGGCTCGCCCACGTGCGGCGCCTCGGCGAGCCCGCGGAGGTCTACGAGGACGTCCGGATGGACGTCGTCGAGACGCGCGAGGTCGTCGACGACCAGGGGCGCACGATGACGGTGCCGGTCCTCGTGAAATGGACGGTCCGCGACGGCGACGACGAGATCCTGACCATCGACGGCTCCGTCGACAGTGAGCTGCGGTACGGACACGGCCGCGGCTACGTGGGCGCGTACACCTACATCGGGACGTACCGCTCCACGCCCGTCGCCGGCAGCGCCTACCTGGAGTGGGTCGACACCCAGCCGTGA
- a CDS encoding PadR family transcriptional regulator: MSTAAWQRATLPLLILGVLESAPRHGYGVSAALVEVGLQPIKGAQLYPALVKLENDGCIVAEWEQSESGPARKVYELTDAGRTELARLRDEWREFTAAAAALGAAPAR, translated from the coding sequence GTGAGCACCGCGGCGTGGCAGCGGGCGACGTTGCCGCTCTTGATCCTCGGCGTGCTGGAATCGGCGCCGCGGCACGGGTACGGCGTCTCCGCGGCGCTGGTGGAGGTGGGGCTGCAGCCGATCAAGGGCGCGCAGCTGTACCCGGCGCTGGTGAAGCTGGAGAACGACGGCTGCATCGTCGCCGAGTGGGAGCAGAGCGAGTCCGGCCCCGCCCGCAAGGTCTATGAGCTCACCGACGCCGGCCGTACCGAATTGGCCCGCCTTCGCGACGAATGGCGCGAGTTCACCGCGGCCGCCGCCGCGCTCGGGGCTGCGCCCGCCCGCTGA
- a CDS encoding SanA/YdcF family protein, giving the protein MSSVASSSVRPPGRLRSVVTGVTGAGPLYAPETAPPAPVAIAFGASVRGGRPGSFVEGRLEASLQLLRLGKVEKILVSGNAGGTSGDEIAVMTGWLRARGVPDSALLTDGAGLDTYLACLRARDEFGVGRVLLVSQFFHARRAAALARHLGLDADAVRAPCGCTRRAWVRNLAREYLLSRPKAALDIARDR; this is encoded by the coding sequence ATGAGTTCCGTTGCGTCGTCGAGCGTCCGCCCGCCCGGGCGGCTGCGCTCCGTGGTGACCGGCGTCACGGGCGCGGGGCCGTTGTACGCGCCCGAGACGGCGCCGCCCGCCCCTGTCGCGATCGCCTTCGGCGCGTCGGTGCGGGGTGGCCGGCCGGGGTCCTTCGTCGAGGGTCGGTTGGAGGCGTCGCTGCAGCTCCTGCGGCTGGGGAAGGTCGAGAAGATCCTGGTCTCCGGCAACGCCGGCGGCACCTCCGGCGACGAGATCGCCGTGATGACGGGGTGGCTGCGCGCCCGCGGCGTACCGGATTCGGCCCTGCTGACCGACGGTGCCGGGCTCGACACGTACCTCGCGTGCCTCCGCGCGCGCGATGAGTTCGGGGTGGGGCGTGTGCTGCTCGTCTCCCAGTTCTTCCATGCCCGACGGGCCGCCGCCCTCGCCCGGCACCTCGGCCTCGATGCGGACGCCGTCCGCGCTCCCTGCGGGTGCACCCGTCGCGCGTGGGTCCGCAACCTCGCCCGCGAGTACCTCCTGTCGCGACCCAAGGCCGCCCTCGACATCGCCCGCGATCGCTGA
- a CDS encoding FBP domain-containing protein, which yields MDPVSQQQIIDAFRGATKSEVKRVTFPQDFDDLDFAALEFVGWRDRKIPRRAYVSVPTDDGLVTILLTQAEAKPKAKAMCTWCRDVNITSQAVLFTVRRGGSAGRKGDTIGVLVCEDFRCAANARKLPPAFHKGTDTEQIREQNLADLRRRVNGFVAEVLSTED from the coding sequence ATGGATCCCGTATCCCAGCAGCAGATCATCGACGCCTTCCGCGGCGCCACCAAGAGCGAGGTCAAGCGCGTCACGTTCCCGCAGGACTTCGACGACCTCGACTTCGCCGCCCTCGAGTTCGTCGGCTGGCGCGACAGGAAGATCCCGCGCCGCGCCTACGTCAGCGTCCCCACCGACGACGGGCTCGTCACGATCCTGCTCACCCAGGCCGAGGCCAAGCCCAAGGCGAAGGCCATGTGCACCTGGTGCCGCGACGTCAACATCACCAGCCAGGCGGTCCTGTTCACCGTCCGACGGGGCGGCTCCGCCGGCCGCAAGGGCGACACCATCGGCGTGCTCGTGTGCGAGGACTTCCGGTGCGCCGCCAACGCGCGCAAGCTGCCGCCGGCCTTCCACAAGGGCACCGATACCGAGCAGATCCGCGAGCAGAACCTCGCCGACCTGCGGCGCCGGGTGAACGGTTTCGTCGCCGAGGTGCTCAGCACCGAGGACTGA
- a CDS encoding SRPBCC domain-containing protein — MKWILAIGGVIVLVVGLAAVLYRERTVERSVEIAAPPAEVWRVLVDFGAYPQWNPFVVRAAAPDGLEVGRDLDVRISNGGSETGFRPEVQAVEPERELRWVGRVLIPGVLDGEHSFRLEAVAGGTRFTQGERFRGVLVPVVGSALDVGGGFDAMNAALRDRVLATIAR, encoded by the coding sequence ATGAAGTGGATTCTGGCGATCGGCGGGGTGATCGTGCTGGTGGTGGGTCTGGCCGCCGTGCTGTACCGAGAGCGCACGGTGGAGCGATCGGTCGAGATCGCTGCGCCGCCGGCCGAGGTGTGGCGCGTCCTCGTCGACTTCGGCGCCTATCCGCAGTGGAACCCGTTCGTGGTCCGCGCGGCCGCGCCCGACGGGCTGGAGGTGGGTCGCGACCTCGACGTGCGGATCAGCAACGGCGGCTCCGAGACGGGCTTCCGGCCGGAGGTGCAGGCGGTGGAACCGGAACGCGAGCTGCGGTGGGTGGGCCGCGTCCTGATCCCCGGCGTGCTCGACGGCGAGCACTCCTTCCGGCTGGAGGCCGTCGCCGGCGGGACGCGGTTCACGCAGGGCGAGCGGTTCCGCGGGGTGCTCGTGCCCGTCGTGGGCTCGGCACTCGACGTCGGGGGCGGCTTCGACGCGATGAACGCCGCGCTCCGCGACCGCGTGCTGGCTACGATCGCCCGGTGA
- a CDS encoding flavin-containing monooxygenase has product MASVIVVGAGFSGIAAAIELLRGGHDVIVLERGLDVGGVWRENDYPGAACDVPSAYYSLSYSPNPRWSRRYAPQREILDYLRDNADKYGLYERIRFGVTVREARFDDATHRWTVRFDDGDDQDVVAELDADFLVPAVGQLSTPVLADLPGHDGFTGAAFHSAQWDTSVDVRDKKVAVIGTGASSIQIVPRIAEVARSVTVYQRSAPHILPRPDSRLTRAHAMLARRVPLTLRAQRLLWLGVTEGFTAALHYAPPVARVLELACLAFMRAQARDGELYRAIAPDYPLGCKRALFSNTYIPALRRPNVELVTERVAQVGATGITTADGVQRETDVIVHGTGFAAGTFLDHVSIRGTGGTELGAAWADGPRAHLGITVPGFPNMFLMYGPNTNLGSGSIVAMLECQAHYIREALAAIPDGAAADVLPEVEAAYDDALQRRLASSVWSRCDSWYVTESGRVVSNWPGTVREYRRRTDRFDASEYTLRPAAWDAGQDARRDDATTRA; this is encoded by the coding sequence ATGGCCTCTGTCATCGTGGTCGGCGCCGGCTTCTCGGGCATCGCGGCCGCCATCGAGTTGCTCCGCGGCGGGCACGACGTGATCGTGCTGGAACGCGGACTCGACGTGGGCGGTGTGTGGCGGGAGAACGACTACCCCGGCGCGGCCTGCGACGTCCCGTCCGCGTACTACTCCCTGTCCTACTCCCCGAACCCGCGATGGAGCCGGCGGTACGCCCCGCAGCGGGAGATCCTGGACTACCTCCGGGACAACGCCGACAAATACGGCCTGTACGAACGGATCCGGTTCGGCGTCACGGTCCGCGAGGCGCGCTTCGACGACGCCACGCACCGCTGGACGGTGCGCTTCGACGACGGGGACGACCAGGACGTCGTCGCCGAGCTCGACGCCGACTTCCTGGTGCCCGCTGTCGGCCAGCTGTCCACTCCCGTCCTCGCGGACCTGCCCGGCCACGACGGATTCACCGGCGCCGCTTTCCATTCCGCGCAATGGGACACGTCGGTCGATGTCAGGGACAAGAAGGTCGCGGTGATCGGCACCGGCGCCAGCAGCATCCAGATCGTCCCCCGGATCGCGGAGGTCGCGCGGTCCGTCACCGTCTATCAGCGGTCCGCCCCGCACATCCTGCCGCGCCCCGACTCCCGACTCACCCGCGCGCACGCGATGCTCGCCCGCCGCGTCCCCCTCACCCTTCGCGCGCAGCGCCTGCTGTGGCTGGGCGTGACCGAGGGGTTCACGGCGGCACTGCATTACGCGCCGCCGGTGGCCCGCGTCCTCGAACTCGCGTGCCTCGCCTTCATGCGGGCGCAGGCCCGCGACGGCGAGCTGTACCGCGCCATCGCGCCCGACTACCCGCTCGGATGCAAGCGAGCCCTGTTCTCCAACACCTACATCCCGGCGCTGCGGCGGCCGAACGTCGAGCTCGTGACCGAGCGCGTCGCTCAGGTCGGGGCCACCGGGATCACCACCGCCGACGGCGTGCAGCGGGAGACCGACGTCATCGTCCACGGCACGGGTTTCGCCGCCGGCACCTTCCTGGACCACGTGTCGATCCGCGGCACGGGCGGCACCGAGCTCGGCGCCGCGTGGGCCGACGGTCCGCGCGCCCACCTGGGCATCACCGTCCCCGGCTTCCCCAACATGTTCCTCATGTACGGGCCGAACACGAACCTCGGATCGGGCTCGATCGTCGCGATGCTCGAGTGCCAGGCGCACTACATCCGTGAGGCTCTCGCCGCGATTCCCGACGGTGCCGCCGCCGACGTCCTCCCCGAGGTCGAGGCGGCCTACGACGACGCCCTGCAGCGCCGGCTCGCGAGCAGCGTGTGGTCCCGGTGCGACAGCTGGTACGTCACCGAATCGGGTCGCGTCGTGTCGAACTGGCCGGGCACGGTGCGCGAGTACCGTCGGCGGACCGACCGGTTCGACGCGTCCGAATACACCCTCCGCCCCGCAGCGTGGGACGCCGGCCAGGACGCCCGGCGCGACGACGCGACGACGCGAGCTTGA
- a CDS encoding alpha/beta fold hydrolase: protein MTRSIPVRGRWVRVRESGDASLPTLLLLHGITRSLEDWDPTFEALEGEYHLIAPDLAGYGWSAPHPDGAGLAALADGVAETLAALNVAGPVHVAGNSLGGAVTMTLLARHPELVASMTLVDPAGFGKEVTPLLRLLGVPVLGKLIATTPSRPGAIVQERLIFADKSYATRARIDHAMAIARETDAGLTAWKTADALGSVLGGVRQDWRDELHRTIARTPRPTMVLWGSRDKVLPPAHLDNARALIPHAETHLIPGVGHMPQLECTREFAALITSFLQRNPVAELPKAASQ, encoded by the coding sequence GTGACCCGCAGCATCCCCGTCCGCGGCCGCTGGGTGCGGGTCCGCGAGTCGGGCGACGCCTCGCTGCCCACTCTGCTTCTGCTGCACGGCATCACGCGCAGCCTGGAGGACTGGGACCCGACCTTCGAGGCACTCGAAGGTGAGTACCACCTCATCGCGCCCGACCTCGCCGGGTACGGCTGGTCCGCTCCCCATCCCGACGGTGCCGGCCTCGCCGCGCTCGCCGACGGGGTGGCGGAGACGCTCGCCGCGCTGAACGTCGCGGGCCCCGTGCACGTCGCGGGCAACTCGCTGGGTGGCGCGGTGACGATGACGCTGCTCGCCCGGCACCCGGAGCTGGTCGCGTCGATGACTCTCGTGGATCCCGCGGGCTTCGGCAAGGAGGTCACGCCGCTGCTGCGCCTGCTCGGGGTTCCCGTGCTGGGCAAGCTGATCGCGACCACCCCGAGCCGCCCCGGTGCGATCGTCCAGGAACGGCTGATCTTCGCCGACAAGTCCTACGCCACCCGCGCGCGGATCGACCACGCGATGGCCATCGCCCGCGAGACGGACGCCGGCCTCACCGCGTGGAAGACCGCCGACGCGCTCGGCTCCGTGCTGGGCGGCGTCCGCCAGGACTGGCGCGACGAGTTGCACCGGACCATCGCTCGCACGCCGCGGCCGACCATGGTGCTGTGGGGATCCCGCGACAAGGTGCTGCCGCCCGCGCACCTGGACAACGCGCGGGCGCTCATCCCGCACGCCGAGACGCACCTCATTCCGGGCGTCGGCCACATGCCGCAGCTCGAGTGCACGCGCGAGTTCGCCGCGCTGATCACGTCTTTCCTGCAGCGGAATCCCGTCGCGGAGCTGCCGAAGGCCGCGTCGCAGTAG
- a CDS encoding oxygenase MpaB family protein gives MGRFAGQDGITRRDALRAAGVGAAGAGVAALAGTLGTGLVSAAPGVRTADTPDAKDRWDPECDALMKSVLERGDAGKVNRALAQWETNNQPVPAGVPSDVRDFIEEARKLPDWLDPRLMKGADTFYTTRSFYLSVIIGFTGGVMMSVIPRESRAVYWSAGGANMKDRIAKTYRLVYDQIAVGAYGPSGRAATTAVKVRLTHGAVRHLLPQSPHWKKVADQPKPISQADMMVTWHSLATMGMRIMRNWGVHLPQDEVDGLLHSWQVNGYMLGIDEAYIPSSWEQAEKQAQVDLDSIMGPTPEGVKIASMLMDLGRSADGTLLSRPVLEAFTRYSLGDKLTDWMQLPRQPLWQPLIEASWPTAVAIREGVLTQTALPPELYHLTDSIANTLELVYLGEFRPISIEIPTGNNPNYGKPRYR, from the coding sequence GTGGGCAGGTTCGCGGGACAGGACGGCATCACCAGGCGGGACGCGTTGCGGGCTGCCGGCGTCGGCGCGGCGGGCGCCGGGGTGGCAGCACTGGCCGGCACCCTGGGCACGGGGCTCGTCTCCGCGGCGCCCGGCGTCCGCACCGCGGACACCCCGGACGCGAAAGACCGCTGGGACCCGGAGTGCGACGCGCTGATGAAGTCGGTGCTCGAGCGGGGAGACGCCGGGAAGGTCAATCGCGCCCTCGCCCAGTGGGAGACGAACAACCAGCCCGTGCCGGCGGGCGTACCGTCGGACGTGCGGGACTTCATCGAGGAGGCACGCAAGCTCCCCGACTGGCTCGATCCGCGCCTGATGAAGGGCGCCGACACGTTCTACACGACGCGCAGCTTCTATCTGTCGGTGATCATCGGCTTCACCGGCGGCGTGATGATGTCGGTGATCCCCCGCGAATCGCGGGCCGTGTACTGGTCCGCGGGCGGAGCGAACATGAAGGACCGCATCGCCAAGACCTACCGGCTGGTCTACGACCAGATCGCGGTCGGTGCGTACGGTCCCAGCGGCCGCGCGGCGACGACCGCGGTCAAGGTCCGCCTCACCCACGGCGCCGTCCGGCACCTGCTGCCGCAGTCGCCGCACTGGAAGAAGGTCGCCGACCAGCCCAAGCCCATCTCGCAGGCGGACATGATGGTCACCTGGCACAGCCTGGCCACCATGGGAATGCGGATCATGCGCAACTGGGGCGTGCACCTGCCGCAGGACGAGGTCGACGGGCTGCTGCACTCCTGGCAGGTCAACGGGTACATGCTGGGCATCGACGAGGCGTACATCCCGTCGAGCTGGGAACAGGCGGAGAAGCAGGCCCAGGTCGACCTCGACTCGATCATGGGTCCCACGCCCGAGGGCGTGAAGATCGCGAGCATGTTGATGGACCTGGGCCGCTCCGCCGACGGCACGCTGCTCTCGCGCCCCGTGCTCGAGGCCTTCACGCGGTACTCGTTGGGCGACAAGCTGACCGACTGGATGCAGCTCCCCCGCCAGCCGCTGTGGCAGCCGCTGATCGAGGCGTCCTGGCCGACCGCGGTGGCGATCCGGGAGGGCGTCCTGACGCAGACCGCCCTCCCGCCGGAGCTCTACCACCTGACGGATTCGATCGCGAACACGCTCGAACTCGTCTACCTCGGTGAGTTCCGGCCGATCAGCATCGAGATCCCCACCGGCAACAACCCGAACTACGGCAAGCCGCGGTACCGGTGA